TGACCTCGCACGTGGGGCGAGGCGGGGCCGGTCGGGCCGGTCGGCGGGAAGTGGAAGCGGTCGACGTGGTCGATGGTGAAGCCGGCGGCGGTGATGGCGGCGACGGTGTCGCGGTTGGTGTGGCAGCCGGCGAAGAGCCGCGGCCACAGCGTGGCGTCGGCGAGGCGCTGCATCCGGCGCAGGAGGCCGGGGGTGTCGGCGGTGACGTGTTCCAGGAAGCGCAGCTGCCCACCGGGGCGCAGTACGCGGCGGATCTCGGTCAGCGCGGTGGCCTGGTCGGTGACGCTGCACAGGACGAGCGCGGCGACGGCGGCGTCGAACTCCCCGTCGGTGGCGGGCAGCGCCTCGGCGAGCCCGTCGACGACGCGGACCGGCACCGGGGCCTCGCGGGCAGCGGCTTCGGCGGCGGCGCGCAGGCGCGGTTCGGGTTCGACGGCGAGCACCTCGGCGACCTGTGGCGGATAGTGGGCGAACATGCGCCCGTTACCGGCGCCGACCTCGATCACCCGGCCCCGCAGACCGGCCACGAGGGCGCGCCGGTGCTCCGCCGCGCCGGCACGGTCCATCGCCACGCTGAGCCTCTGGTAGACCCGGGCGAACACCGGGTGCGACATCCCCGTCATCCTCTCCTGCCCCTGCCTCCGGTCACCGGCATGTCGCCGTCTCGTCTTGTCTCGAAGGCTATCGACCCGCGGCCACGCCGGCCGCCACGAGCGCCGGCGGGTGAGTGTGGACGCTGAGTGACCGATCAGCCGGGTTGGTGGCGCGAGGGAGGTCGACGGCGTGGTGGCAAGCCTCAGTGACAAAGGCGATCACCCATTGCAATCCCATCCCTACAAATTGCACACTTGGCTCACGTTGGGCCCTGGCGGTGGCGCGACCCGCGGCCGTGGGGCCCCGGACAGGGGAGGACGGCTGTGGGAGTACCGGAGGCGAAACCAGGGGCCAAAGCCAGCACACTTCCCATGTGGAAGGCCCTGCCACTGGCGGTCCGAGACGCACACCAGGCGCTAGTCGACGTGGGTAACTCTGCTGGCGGTGAGGTCGTCCGCATCGGGCTCGGGGTGTCGAGCCCGTACCTCGTGACCAATCCCGAACACGTGCAGCAGGTCCTGCAGGACAGGGCGGCCAACTATCCCCGGGGCGACGACACCGCGCTCTGGCGTTCGGTACGCAAGCTCGTGGGTGATGGAATCCTCGCCGAAGGCGACACGTGGCTGGCGTCCCGCAGGGTTCTCGCGCCCCTGTTCCGGCGGGGCCGCATCGACGCGCTGGTCAACCCGATGGCCGAGGCGATCGAGGCGGCGACCGGCCGGCTGGACGAGGCGGCCGCGGCGGGCACCGTCGTCGACATCGGCACCGAACTGTCCCGTCTCGTCTGCGCCGCCATCATGCGGGCGTTCTTCGACTCCCGCCTGTCGGTCGACGACGCGCTGCGCATCATGGCGGCGCAGGAGGCCATCGTCACCGCGATGGCGCCGCGCATCCTCGCGCCCTTCGCGCCCTGGTGGGTTCCCATGCCCGGCGACCGCCGCTTCCGCCGTGCCGTGCAGACCATCGACGACATCCTGCTGCCGGTCCTGCACGAGGCGCTGCGCCAGCCGGGCGACGGCGATGACGTGCTGTCGACCCTGGCCCGCGCCCGCCGCGACGGCCAGCCCCTGTCCCAGCAGCAGATGCGCGACGACCTGGTCTCCATGGTCGCGGTCACCACCGAGACCAGCTATGTCGCGTTGACCTGGCTCTGGCCCGTCCTCGCCAATCACCCCGATGTCGCCGAGCGGCTCTACGCCGAGATCGACCACGTCGTCGGCACCGGGCCCGTCCGGGCGGAACACCTCTCCCAGCTCACCTACACCGAGCTGGTGCTCAACGAGCTGCTACGCCTCTATCCCGCGGGCTGGATCGTCCCCCGCCGCGCGGCAGGACCGGATGTCCTGGGCGGAGTACGGATCGACAAGGGAGCAACCGTCATCCTGTCCCCGTACGCCACCCAGCGCATGACGGCCTACTGGGGTCCGACCGCCGAGTCCTTCGACCCCGAGCGATTCGCGCCGGGCCGCGCCGAGGCGGAGGGCCGGCACCGCCATGCCTACTACCCGTTCGGCCTCGGCATGCACCGGTGTCTCGGCGAGCAGCTGTTCAATGTGGAGGCATTGTTGATCGTGGCGACCTTGATCAGTAAGTTCCGTTTCACACTTACCGATCCAGTGGTGCCCGGACCGAGGGTGGCCGCGTCGCTTCGTCCACGACGGAGGGTCGAGCTGACCCTGACGCGTCTCGAACGTTCCGTGGCCCGGTAGGAGCCGATGATGCCCCCAGACACCCCGGCCATCGCGTTCGAACAAGCCGCCGAGCACGGGCGCATCTGTTCGGTGGCCGCGAGAGGCCAGCGCGACCTGCAGGAACGCGTCGCCGCCTACCGCGACCTGTTCCCCGACCCACCCGTCGACGCCACCATGCTCAGCGCCCTGGCGCTGTCCACCGCGTTCATCGCACCCTGGTGCAGCGCCTCCGATCTGCGTACCGCTAACCGCACGTCCCTCTGGGTGACGGCGGAGGACTGGCGGATCGATTCGGTGGCCGCCTCGCTGGCGGAGGCCACCGCCACCGCCACCGCCTGCCTGTCCGTTGCCGCGGGGGCCACACCGGCCGACGGTGACGAGCTTGCGCGGTTCCTGGCGGACATCCGCGACGACCTCGCGGTCACGCCGCTGTTCGCCCGCCTCGGCCACCTCTGGCAGGACGAGTTGCGCCGCATGCTCGACGCCGAGTTGCAGGAATGGCAGTGGAAGGCCGCCCGGAACGCCGATCCGGCGGATCTTCCCTCCCCCGGCGACTACCTGGCGAACGCGGCCGGCTATGGCGCCACCTGGGTCAACATCTCCCACTGGATCGCCACCAGCGCCGTCGACACCGAGGACCAGCTCGTCGCACTGGTCACCGCCAGCCAGGAGGTGGAGAAGGTCCTGCGGCTGGTCAACGACCTGGCCAGCTACGACCGCGACGTCAAGGCCGGCGACCTGAACATCCTCATGCTGGGAATCGACGAGGACGAGGTGCGCCAGCAGGTGGCCGCGCTGATCGAGCGGTGCGACACCCTGCTCGACCGCCTGACGGACACCTGCGCCCAGCAGGTCGGATACCTGCGACGCGTGCTCGGCTTCACGACGGGCTTCTACCACGGCACCGACTTCTGGGGGCCCCGGTGACCACCGTCGACGGGCAGGCGCCGGCCGGAGCGACCGCCGACGTGCGCAGTCAGGTCCGCGACCTCGTTGCCGAGATGATGCGCGAGCCGGCCGGCCGTACGTCACCCTCACCGTACGAGACCGCCCGGCTGGTCAGCCTCGCCCCGTGGCTGGTCGGACACCACGACCGGGTGCGGTACCTGCTCGACACCCAGCGTCCCGACGGCGCCTGGGGACAGGCCGGCGGCTACGCCCTCGTGCCCACCCTGAGCGCGACGGAGGCGCTGCTGGCGGTGCTGCGGTCGGATCCACCGGTGGACGTCGCGGGTCCTGCCCGCGCCGTCGACCGTGGCCTGGCCGCGTTGTTCCGGCTCGTACGCGACGCCGCGCCGCTGCCCGACATGCCGGCCGTCGACCTGATCGTGCCGGCGCTGGTCGACGGGATCAACCACCAGCTCCACCGCCTGACCGCGCGGCCACCGGCCGGGCTGCGACGGTGGCAGTCGTCCGCTCCGCTGGCCCTGCCTCCCGGCATCACCCGCGATCGGCTGACCGCGGTGCGTCGCCTGGTGGCCGCGGGCGGGCCCATTCCCGACAAGCTGCTGCACGCCCTGGAGGTCGTGGCCGACGTCGCCCCCGCCGCGCGGGGTGTCACCCCGACCGCGTCCGGCTCGGTGGGCGCGTCACCGGCCGCGACCGCCGCGTGGCTTGGCAAGCCGGACCGCCCGGATGGCGGCGGGGCGTTGGCGTACCTGGAAAGTACGGTCGGTCGCCACGGCGGTCCGGTGCCGTGCGCGGCTCCCATCACCGTCTTCGAGCGCGCCTGGGTGACCACCACCCTGGCCCGCGCGGGGATCGCCCTGACCGACCACGCCGGCCTGATCAGCAGCCTGACCGCGAATCTGGGTGCGACGGGTACCCCGACCGGGCCGGGTCTGCCGGCCGACGCCGACACCACCTCGGTCACGCTGGTCGCGCTCGGCCACCTGGGCGCCCCGGTGCCGCCCGACTGCCTGTGGTCGTACGAGACGCCCGAGGGCTTCTGCACCTGGCCGGGCGAGGACGGTTTCAGCAGCACGACGAATGCGCACGTCCTCGACGCCTTCGGGCAGCACCTCGCCGCACCGGGCAGGGTGCAGCCACGACATCACGCCACCGTGCGGCGACTGGTGACGGCGCTGCGGGAACGTCAGGATCCGCAGGGCAGTTGGTCCGACCGCTGGCACGCCTCGGGCTACTACGCGACCGCCTGCTGCGCGCAGGCCCTGGCCGAGTTCGGGTCACCGGCGGCGGTGGCGGAGCCACTCACGCGGGCCGTCGGCTGGACCCTCGCCACCCAACGGGAGGACGGGGCGTGGGGCACCTGGGCCGCCACCGCCGAGGAAACCGCCTATGCCCTGCAGATTCTGCTGGCCGGCGGCGCCCACCGGCCCGCAGCGGTGGAGGCGATCCGTCGCGGCTACGCCTACCTGCGGCAACACGACGGGCCGGAGGGGCCGGCACTGTGGCACGACAAGGATCTCTACCAGCCCACCCGGATCGTCCGCGCCGCCGTGCTCGCGGCCCAGCACCAGGCCGGAAGCCTGCTGGCCGCCCCGTCCGGACGGGCGTGACGGCCCGCCCGGCAGCCGTCCGTCCATCATGGACATACCGTTAGTGACGGTCTTGAGTCAATAGTCGGACAACTGCTAGCGTGCGTCGGTCTGCCTACACCGGCGGCTTGTTCGGCATGCCTCTGCCGGCAAGTTCTCTCTGCTCGGCATGGGACGGTCCGATGCGGTCACGCAGCGCAAATCTGCGCACCAAGGTTATCGCGCTCCTGGCCTCGCTCGTTGCCCTCTGGGCGTTCGCCGCGTGGGTGACCCTACGCGACGGCGTGAACCTGCTCGGCGTTCAGGCGATCGACAGCCAGATCGTCTCGCCCAGCGAGCCGTTGCTGCTCGACCTACAGGTCGAGCGACGCCTCGCGGTCGCCTATCTTGGCGGGCCGAACGCGGAACGTAGGGACGCGCTCGACACAGCGCGACGGGCCGTCGACGAGAACGCCGCCGCCTTCAGGTCCACCGCCCATAGCTGGCTCGGTCGGCTCGCCGCCGACCGGGAAGCCGAGGAGCGGATCGACGAGGCCCTCGCCGAGCTGGACGAGCTGGCGGCGGTCCGGGAGTCCATCGACAGCCGCTCGGTCGACCGGGCGAGCACGATCAGGACCTACAGCACCGTCATCGAGTCGCTGTTCGAGATCTACGACGTC
This is a stretch of genomic DNA from Micromonospora sp. WMMD1082. It encodes these proteins:
- a CDS encoding cytochrome P450, with translation MWKALPLAVRDAHQALVDVGNSAGGEVVRIGLGVSSPYLVTNPEHVQQVLQDRAANYPRGDDTALWRSVRKLVGDGILAEGDTWLASRRVLAPLFRRGRIDALVNPMAEAIEAATGRLDEAAAAGTVVDIGTELSRLVCAAIMRAFFDSRLSVDDALRIMAAQEAIVTAMAPRILAPFAPWWVPMPGDRRFRRAVQTIDDILLPVLHEALRQPGDGDDVLSTLARARRDGQPLSQQQMRDDLVSMVAVTTETSYVALTWLWPVLANHPDVAERLYAEIDHVVGTGPVRAEHLSQLTYTELVLNELLRLYPAGWIVPRRAAGPDVLGGVRIDKGATVILSPYATQRMTAYWGPTAESFDPERFAPGRAEAEGRHRHAYYPFGLGMHRCLGEQLFNVEALLIVATLISKFRFTLTDPVVPGPRVAASLRPRRRVELTLTRLERSVAR
- a CDS encoding prenyltransferase/squalene oxidase repeat-containing protein; protein product: MTTVDGQAPAGATADVRSQVRDLVAEMMREPAGRTSPSPYETARLVSLAPWLVGHHDRVRYLLDTQRPDGAWGQAGGYALVPTLSATEALLAVLRSDPPVDVAGPARAVDRGLAALFRLVRDAAPLPDMPAVDLIVPALVDGINHQLHRLTARPPAGLRRWQSSAPLALPPGITRDRLTAVRRLVAAGGPIPDKLLHALEVVADVAPAARGVTPTASGSVGASPAATAAWLGKPDRPDGGGALAYLESTVGRHGGPVPCAAPITVFERAWVTTTLARAGIALTDHAGLISSLTANLGATGTPTGPGLPADADTTSVTLVALGHLGAPVPPDCLWSYETPEGFCTWPGEDGFSSTTNAHVLDAFGQHLAAPGRVQPRHHATVRRLVTALRERQDPQGSWSDRWHASGYYATACCAQALAEFGSPAAVAEPLTRAVGWTLATQREDGAWGTWAATAEETAYALQILLAGGAHRPAAVEAIRRGYAYLRQHDGPEGPALWHDKDLYQPTRIVRAAVLAAQHQAGSLLAAPSGRA
- a CDS encoding terpene synthase family protein, with the translated sequence MPPDTPAIAFEQAAEHGRICSVAARGQRDLQERVAAYRDLFPDPPVDATMLSALALSTAFIAPWCSASDLRTANRTSLWVTAEDWRIDSVAASLAEATATATACLSVAAGATPADGDELARFLADIRDDLAVTPLFARLGHLWQDELRRMLDAELQEWQWKAARNADPADLPSPGDYLANAAGYGATWVNISHWIATSAVDTEDQLVALVTASQEVEKVLRLVNDLASYDRDVKAGDLNILMLGIDEDEVRQQVAALIERCDTLLDRLTDTCAQQVGYLRRVLGFTTGFYHGTDFWGPR
- a CDS encoding class I SAM-dependent methyltransferase, which codes for MSHPVFARVYQRLSVAMDRAGAAEHRRALVAGLRGRVIEVGAGNGRMFAHYPPQVAEVLAVEPEPRLRAAAEAAAREAPVPVRVVDGLAEALPATDGEFDAAVAALVLCSVTDQATALTEIRRVLRPGGQLRFLEHVTADTPGLLRRMQRLADATLWPRLFAGCHTNRDTVAAITAAGFTIDHVDRFHFPPTGPTGPASPHVRGHAHRPAE